From Psychrobacillus sp. FSL K6-2836, a single genomic window includes:
- a CDS encoding ABC transporter substrate-binding protein — protein sequence MSKGFKKVLSLAMVFLLVLGVLAACSSEGSGSDAGKDEKTTVEFWTISLQPTFNDYFNDLIAKYEEENPGVKIDWKDFPYDAVQNKLMTSIASKKAPDVVNLNTVMANQMASKGALVDFNQQLTDEQKGIYFDGIYNSTLQGEGAYALPWYTGIPVLYINKSLAEKAGIDVNNPPQTKEDLANWGKQITDKTDSFGYVFTMETRSILEEGFKIVEGDKAIFNNDEVKEYIQGNIDLIEAGVIPKDIPAFDKQVQLFGSEQVGMIISSSSFINQLKTASPDVYENTIAVPAPVGKAGIRYTNTMNLVVPKESKNVDAATAFAHYVTNDANQLAFSKAANTLPSTKEAAKDEHFYKNDGTLEGQALTASVESLDKATDFYLGIENAGDVDSAINKHLQNIYINDQDLDAELEEAEKEVNDILAR from the coding sequence ATGAGTAAAGGTTTCAAAAAAGTACTATCTTTAGCTATGGTGTTTTTACTTGTTTTAGGTGTCCTAGCTGCATGTAGCTCTGAAGGTTCTGGCTCGGATGCAGGTAAAGACGAAAAAACAACAGTAGAATTTTGGACAATTTCGCTTCAACCAACATTTAATGATTATTTCAATGACCTTATTGCAAAATACGAAGAAGAGAATCCGGGTGTAAAAATTGACTGGAAAGACTTCCCGTATGATGCGGTTCAGAACAAATTAATGACAAGTATTGCAAGTAAAAAAGCTCCTGACGTAGTTAACTTAAATACTGTCATGGCAAACCAAATGGCTTCAAAAGGTGCTTTAGTTGATTTCAACCAACAATTAACAGACGAGCAAAAAGGAATTTATTTTGACGGAATTTATAATTCGACTTTGCAGGGTGAAGGAGCATATGCACTTCCATGGTATACAGGTATCCCGGTTCTTTATATCAATAAGTCATTGGCGGAAAAAGCAGGTATTGATGTAAATAATCCTCCACAAACAAAAGAAGATCTAGCAAACTGGGGTAAACAAATTACAGACAAAACAGATTCTTTTGGATACGTATTCACTATGGAAACTCGCTCTATCCTTGAAGAGGGTTTCAAAATTGTAGAAGGCGATAAAGCGATATTCAATAACGATGAAGTAAAAGAATATATCCAAGGCAATATTGATTTAATCGAAGCTGGTGTTATTCCAAAGGATATTCCAGCATTTGATAAACAAGTTCAATTATTTGGTAGTGAACAAGTAGGTATGATTATCTCAAGTTCTTCGTTTATTAACCAATTAAAAACAGCTTCACCAGATGTATATGAAAATACAATCGCTGTTCCAGCGCCAGTTGGAAAAGCAGGCATTCGTTATACAAATACTATGAATCTAGTTGTTCCTAAGGAATCTAAGAATGTAGATGCTGCAACTGCATTTGCACATTATGTAACAAACGATGCGAATCAATTAGCATTCTCGAAAGCAGCAAATACACTTCCTTCTACTAAAGAAGCTGCGAAGGATGAGCACTTCTATAAAAATGATGGAACATTAGAAGGTCAAGCTTTAACTGCCTCTGTTGAAAGCTTAGACAAAGCAACAGACTTTTACCTTGGTATTGAAAATGCAGGTGACGTAGATAGTGCAATAAATAAACATTTACAAAACATCTACATCAATGATCAAGATCTTGATGCTGAGCTTGAAGAAGCTGAGAAAGAAGTTAATGATATCCTAGCTCGTTAA
- a CDS encoding YesL family protein — translation MDLVLLNFLFIICSLPLVTAYPAFVALVGTIKDMSEDKPIPAWKQFFKLFYDYLKKGIKIWLVLLFVSVVIIGDIMAAIYLPNTLQNILLPFNIIATLLFLGVFSNLTKLFILGEHRIKTLFIRSFFLFIRQPLKPLLIIFINAIIVILSVYLRFVPFIITLSFLAFTYYYLMFARDHELENS, via the coding sequence GTGGATTTGGTTCTATTAAACTTTTTATTCATAATATGCTCACTTCCATTAGTAACTGCTTACCCTGCCTTTGTAGCATTGGTAGGAACTATTAAAGATATGTCTGAAGATAAACCAATACCAGCTTGGAAACAATTTTTTAAGCTCTTTTATGATTATCTTAAAAAAGGAATTAAAATTTGGCTGGTTCTTCTATTTGTTTCAGTCGTCATAATTGGGGACATTATGGCTGCTATTTATTTGCCAAATACATTACAGAATATTCTTCTGCCCTTTAATATAATTGCAACTCTTTTATTCTTAGGGGTATTTAGCAATCTTACAAAACTATTTATTTTGGGTGAACATCGTATTAAAACATTATTTATTCGTAGTTTTTTTCTATTCATTAGACAACCTCTAAAGCCCTTGCTTATCATTTTTATCAATGCAATTATTGTCATACTATCAGTCTATCTTAGGTTTGTTCCGTTTATTATTACTCTCAGTTTTCTTGCATTTACCTATTATTATCTTATGTTCGCTAGGGATCATGAACTAGAAAATAGTTAG
- a CDS encoding carbohydrate ABC transporter permease, giving the protein MGKKRTVGFSRFSEVQTAWLFMAPGLLLLALFTFWPIIFSLPLAFTNYSVIGETSFVGLDNFKRAFSDVDFIASIKNSLLYMIIVPFIQIISILMAILVNQKIAGIKFFRTAYYIPVVTSMVAVAIIWGWLMSSNGVLNYLLMSVGLLDEKINWLSDKDTALWALMFITLWKGLGYYMMIYLAGLQAVPTDCIEAAKIDGASNFQIIRKIILPLLKPYIFFCTLISLMAAIRVFDEVFVLTSGGPGNATLTSSVYIYQQGFEQFEFGYSSALGLIVSFIIMFFSIFIFVFNKKGGVNPY; this is encoded by the coding sequence ATGGGAAAGAAAAGAACTGTCGGTTTTAGCAGATTTTCCGAGGTTCAAACTGCATGGCTTTTTATGGCGCCAGGGTTACTATTACTTGCTCTATTTACCTTTTGGCCGATTATTTTCAGTCTACCTTTGGCATTTACGAACTATTCAGTAATAGGTGAAACATCATTCGTAGGACTTGACAACTTTAAACGTGCATTTTCTGATGTTGATTTTATTGCTTCTATTAAAAACTCTCTACTATATATGATTATTGTTCCTTTTATTCAAATTATATCCATTTTAATGGCTATACTAGTGAATCAAAAAATAGCGGGTATTAAGTTTTTTAGGACTGCCTATTATATTCCAGTTGTTACATCAATGGTTGCCGTGGCGATAATCTGGGGTTGGTTAATGAGCTCGAATGGAGTACTTAACTATCTATTAATGTCTGTTGGTTTATTAGATGAAAAGATTAACTGGTTGTCTGATAAAGATACAGCCCTTTGGGCATTAATGTTTATCACCTTATGGAAGGGCCTAGGTTATTATATGATGATCTATCTTGCAGGTCTGCAAGCTGTTCCAACGGATTGTATCGAGGCTGCAAAAATCGATGGTGCTAGTAACTTCCAAATTATTAGAAAAATCATCCTTCCTTTGTTAAAGCCATATATATTCTTCTGTACCTTAATTTCCTTAATGGCAGCTATTCGAGTATTCGATGAAGTCTTCGTCTTAACGTCTGGTGGACCTGGTAATGCTACATTGACAAGTAGTGTGTATATCTACCAGCAAGGATTTGAACAATTTGAATTTGGATATTCTTCCGCACTAGGCTTAATTGTTAGTTTCATTATTATGTTCTTTAGTATTTTCATCTTCGTGTTTAACAAGAAGGGTGGTGTAAATCCATATTAA
- a CDS encoding MurR/RpiR family transcriptional regulator, with translation MPKTEKVNPLLIIKSVYNSLTKTEQKVADYIMVNHAEAVYSSVTDLAEVVGVGETTVLRFCRKLGYRGFQEFKLAIAQNLMEVDEQVYGKIEEQDSVDIVAKKIATQNVSALNDTVTLLRESTLQAAVDKINSAKKIYFFGVGSSGITALDGKHRLMRLGYNTEHVSDSHIMSMTASLLGEEDLIIAISSSGSTKDVVDAIEIAKENNACIICITNQARSPITKYADLILLAANKESPFEGGIFSSKIAQLLLLDVLATNAALCNKEQASKAIKSTAESVLDKLY, from the coding sequence ATGCCAAAGACTGAGAAAGTGAACCCTCTTTTAATTATTAAATCAGTTTATAATTCGCTTACGAAAACAGAGCAAAAGGTAGCCGATTATATTATGGTCAATCATGCGGAAGCTGTGTATTCCTCTGTAACTGATTTAGCGGAAGTGGTTGGGGTTGGTGAAACAACCGTATTGCGTTTTTGTAGAAAATTAGGATATAGAGGATTTCAAGAATTTAAATTAGCAATTGCACAAAATCTAATGGAAGTTGACGAACAAGTTTATGGGAAAATTGAGGAACAAGATTCAGTTGATATAGTCGCGAAAAAGATAGCTACTCAAAATGTAAGTGCTCTAAATGATACTGTGACATTACTCCGAGAGAGTACTTTGCAGGCTGCGGTAGACAAGATTAACAGTGCAAAGAAGATCTACTTCTTTGGTGTGGGCTCATCTGGAATTACGGCATTGGATGGCAAACATAGATTAATGAGACTGGGCTATAATACGGAACATGTTTCTGATTCACATATCATGTCAATGACTGCTTCGTTATTAGGTGAAGAGGATTTAATTATTGCTATCTCTTCATCAGGGAGTACAAAGGACGTTGTGGATGCAATTGAAATTGCGAAGGAAAACAATGCTTGTATTATTTGTATAACAAATCAAGCTAGATCACCTATTACAAAGTATGCAGATTTAATTCTTCTGGCTGCAAATAAGGAATCGCCATTTGAAGGTGGAATTTTTTCTTCCAAGATTGCTCAGCTTTTACTATTAGATGTTCTGGCAACGAATGCTGCTCTTTGCAACAAAGAACAAGCGTCCAAAGCAATAAAAAGTACAGCAGAATCAGTTCTTGATAAATTGTACTAA